The following are encoded together in the Deltaproteobacteria bacterium genome:
- a CDS encoding RtcB family protein, producing MRVDGLIYADEAMIEEIRRDQAPEQVANVACLPGIQRASLAMPDIHWGYGFCIGGVCATDPEEGGVISPGGVGYDINCGVRLVRTALSAEEVRPRLRYLVERLFARIPTGVGQSGDYTFGSKELRRLMSRGARFLKERGLATERDLELTEGHGCLEGAEPEHVSERAIERGESQCGTLGSGNHFLEVQVVDRVFDDAAARAMGLYVGQVCVMIHSGSRGLGYQVCDDALRALRGVPERYGIALPDRQLACAPANSPEGQHYIGAMRAAANFAWCNRQLILWQAREVFEQVFGRSWVELQMEQVYDVAHNIAKLEQHEVEGRRKRVWVHRKGATRAFPAGHPDVPELYREVGQPVLIPGDMGRASWVLAGEPGSLEQTFGTTCHGAGRALSRTAAVAQARGRRIDRELEEAGVIARARSHKGLAEEQPGAYKDVDRVVEVVHRAGISRKVARLRPIGVIKG from the coding sequence ATGCGCGTGGACGGCCTCATCTACGCCGACGAGGCGATGATCGAGGAGATCCGGCGCGACCAGGCGCCCGAACAGGTGGCCAACGTGGCCTGCCTGCCGGGGATCCAGCGCGCGAGTCTGGCGATGCCCGACATCCACTGGGGCTACGGCTTCTGCATCGGCGGCGTCTGCGCCACGGACCCCGAGGAAGGGGGCGTCATCTCGCCGGGGGGCGTCGGCTACGACATCAACTGCGGCGTCCGTCTCGTGCGGACGGCGCTCTCCGCGGAGGAGGTGCGGCCACGGCTGCGGTACCTCGTCGAGCGGCTCTTCGCGCGCATTCCGACCGGCGTCGGCCAGAGCGGGGACTACACCTTCGGTTCGAAGGAGCTGCGCCGGCTCATGTCGCGCGGCGCGCGCTTCCTGAAGGAGCGCGGACTCGCGACCGAACGAGACCTCGAGCTCACCGAGGGGCACGGGTGCCTGGAGGGGGCCGAGCCCGAGCACGTGAGCGAACGCGCGATCGAGCGGGGCGAGAGCCAGTGCGGGACGCTCGGTTCGGGGAACCACTTCCTCGAGGTGCAGGTGGTGGACCGCGTCTTCGACGACGCGGCGGCGCGCGCGATGGGGCTATACGTCGGGCAGGTGTGCGTGATGATCCACTCCGGGTCGCGAGGCCTCGGGTATCAGGTCTGCGATGACGCGCTCCGTGCGCTCCGGGGAGTGCCGGAACGCTACGGGATCGCGCTTCCCGACCGCCAGCTCGCCTGCGCTCCTGCGAACAGCCCCGAGGGGCAGCACTACATCGGGGCCATGCGCGCGGCGGCCAACTTCGCCTGGTGCAACCGGCAGCTCATCCTGTGGCAGGCGCGCGAGGTCTTCGAGCAGGTCTTCGGACGCTCGTGGGTCGAGCTCCAGATGGAGCAGGTCTACGACGTGGCCCACAACATCGCGAAGCTGGAGCAGCACGAGGTCGAGGGGCGTCGCAAACGGGTCTGGGTGCACCGCAAGGGGGCCACGCGGGCCTTTCCGGCGGGGCACCCTGACGTGCCGGAGCTCTACCGCGAGGTCGGCCAGCCGGTGCTCATCCCCGGGGACATGGGCCGGGCGAGCTGGGTGCTCGCGGGGGAACCGGGGAGCCTCGAACAGACCTTCGGCACCACCTGCCACGGGGCCGGCCGGGCGCTCAGCCGCACCGCGGCGGTGGCGCAGGCGCGGGGACGTCGCATCGACCGGGAGCTGGAGGAGGCGGGGGTGATCGCGCGCGCGCGGAGCCACAAGGGGCTCGCCGAGGAGCAGCCCGGCGCCTACAAGGACGTGGATCGCGTGGTGGAGGTGGTCCACCGCGCCGGGATTTCGCGCAAGGTGGCCCGGCTGCGTCCCATCGGGGTGATCAAGGGGTGA
- a CDS encoding PAS domain-containing protein has protein sequence MRTLVLAREPTAAQSIAQRLTALGHQVDSCGDVSRALAEHEAAPYDLVVADWELVSAEEAEFCHWLWRRPGAGEPVLLFVANAEDVTKLAPLLSSGPSDYLVRPLDPDHLELRLRLAERRAHESLRRRSAEEKLRASEARLQRITDNVPGVVYQVIGKPDGSLTFTYLSDACRTMFGVEPDEVVRNPSSLLSLLHPEDVEGFARSVAESFESLTPWVLEGRAVLHSGETIWFHGASRAQRLPDGRVLWDGVIVDVTEARRAQAELRETHERIDLAVQGSSDGLWELTLEDESFPPRNLQMWFSPRFKELLRCTSDDPETMAAAWYAALHPDDQPYVVEQLRRHLVDRLPFDVEYRLRNIAGDWRWYSARGEAQRHPTSGRAVRVAGSIRDVTDRKQLERQVLQAKEELELRVQQLQQEIGERKRAVASLRESELRFALAASGVTDGLWDWNLATNQVYYSPRWKSMLGHGESEITNSPEEWLSRVHPEDLPEVQAMLDDHLEGRRQHFEQEYRIRHRDGAYRWVLARGLAIRDADMKAVRIGGSQTDITRRRQMEHALRRSETRNRALLNAIPDTMISLTREGRFLDVKPSPGVTLVAEPNEVLGLLLEETSLPSSLIAAAREALGRTLDSGTLASFEYHLPASDGTRYFEARMVPSGDDETLTIIRNITERKRAEEALRETLERFDLAIQGANDALWDVKIRDLRGFTDANEIWFSPRFRKLLGYEGSESVTPTMWLSRIHPDDRDDVESAVRRHLLEREPYDVEFRMQTGAWGEYRWYNSRGQGIWADGGEPVRFAGATRDVTERKKLERQLHKANDELELRVQQLLATNEALHREMAERRRVVVSLGQAEEARRLSEASFRSLIEASPDAIIVHRHGQIVYVNPAVLEVLGYERGEDLIGTAPLALMHPEDRPRAGKCIDRLQAGALSMSPRTEQRMIHRDGHLMLVETMGLPVSFEGSPAVMGVVRDITERRRAEEAMRAIEKLAATGRMAARIAHEINNPLAGIKNSFLLIKDAIPTSHPYHSYVGRIEREVERIARIVRQMFDLYLPIRELGPCDVRSVIEDVAALLEVNCRETGIRLRVDAARAGNTVRLAEGSFRQVLYNMVQNAIDASPASGEVRIWAEMQGQNLCVSVQDQGCGIPHDLRSRIFEPFFTTKSGTAGTGRLGLGLAICQSLVQAMRGSLDFESEPGRGTTFRLCLPVDQAAAEPLPEEASA, from the coding sequence ATGCGCACGCTCGTCCTCGCGCGAGAGCCGACAGCCGCGCAGTCCATCGCGCAACGACTGACCGCGCTTGGCCACCAGGTGGACTCCTGCGGCGACGTGAGCCGCGCGCTCGCCGAACACGAGGCGGCCCCCTACGACCTGGTCGTCGCCGACTGGGAGCTCGTCAGCGCAGAGGAAGCCGAGTTCTGCCACTGGCTCTGGCGTCGCCCCGGCGCCGGTGAGCCCGTCTTGCTGTTCGTCGCGAACGCCGAGGACGTCACCAAGCTCGCCCCGCTTCTCTCCTCGGGGCCGAGCGACTACCTCGTTCGCCCGCTCGACCCCGACCATCTCGAGCTGCGGCTCCGCCTCGCCGAGCGGCGCGCGCACGAGAGCCTGCGCCGTCGGAGCGCCGAGGAGAAGCTCCGCGCGAGCGAGGCCCGCCTCCAGCGCATCACCGACAACGTCCCCGGGGTGGTCTACCAGGTCATCGGCAAGCCCGACGGCTCCTTGACCTTCACCTACCTCAGCGACGCCTGCCGGACCATGTTCGGCGTCGAACCCGATGAGGTCGTGCGGAACCCGTCGAGCCTGCTATCGCTCCTTCACCCCGAGGACGTCGAGGGGTTCGCCCGTTCCGTGGCGGAGTCGTTCGAATCGCTCACCCCCTGGGTGCTCGAAGGTCGGGCGGTGCTGCACTCGGGTGAAACGATCTGGTTTCACGGCGCCTCACGGGCCCAACGGCTCCCCGACGGACGCGTCCTCTGGGACGGAGTGATCGTCGACGTCACCGAGGCCCGTCGCGCCCAGGCCGAGCTCCGCGAGACGCACGAGCGCATCGACCTGGCGGTCCAGGGCTCTTCGGACGGCCTGTGGGAGCTCACGCTCGAGGACGAGTCGTTCCCGCCCCGGAACCTGCAGATGTGGTTCTCTCCGCGCTTCAAGGAGCTCCTCCGCTGCACGTCGGACGACCCGGAGACCATGGCCGCGGCCTGGTACGCCGCGCTCCACCCCGACGACCAGCCGTACGTGGTGGAGCAGCTCCGCCGGCACCTCGTCGACCGTCTCCCCTTCGATGTGGAGTATCGCCTGCGCAACATCGCCGGCGATTGGAGGTGGTACAGCGCGCGCGGCGAGGCGCAGCGGCACCCCACGTCGGGGCGCGCGGTGCGCGTAGCGGGCTCGATCCGGGACGTCACCGACCGCAAGCAGCTCGAGCGGCAGGTCCTTCAGGCGAAGGAGGAGCTGGAGCTCCGCGTCCAGCAACTGCAGCAGGAGATCGGCGAGCGCAAGCGCGCGGTGGCGTCGCTCCGCGAGAGCGAGCTCCGGTTCGCCCTGGCGGCGAGCGGCGTCACCGACGGGCTCTGGGACTGGAACCTCGCCACGAACCAGGTCTACTACTCCCCGCGCTGGAAATCGATGCTCGGCCATGGAGAGAGCGAGATCACGAACTCGCCGGAAGAGTGGCTCTCGCGGGTGCACCCGGAGGACCTCCCCGAGGTGCAAGCGATGCTCGACGACCACCTCGAGGGGCGGCGCCAGCACTTCGAGCAGGAGTACCGCATCCGGCACCGCGACGGGGCCTACCGCTGGGTCCTCGCCCGAGGCCTGGCCATCCGCGACGCCGACATGAAGGCCGTGCGCATCGGCGGCTCGCAGACCGACATCACGCGGCGACGGCAGATGGAGCACGCGCTGCGGCGCTCGGAGACGCGAAACCGCGCGCTGCTCAACGCCATCCCGGACACGATGATCAGCCTGACCCGGGAGGGGCGGTTCCTCGACGTCAAACCGAGTCCCGGCGTTACGCTCGTCGCGGAGCCCAACGAGGTGCTCGGCCTCCTGCTCGAGGAGACCTCGCTCCCCTCGTCGCTCATCGCCGCCGCACGCGAGGCGCTCGGCCGCACGCTCGACTCGGGGACGCTGGCCTCGTTCGAGTACCACCTCCCGGCCTCGGACGGGACGCGCTACTTCGAGGCGCGGATGGTCCCGAGCGGCGACGACGAGACGCTGACGATCATCCGGAACATCACCGAGCGCAAGCGCGCGGAGGAGGCGCTCCGCGAGACGCTCGAGCGCTTCGACCTGGCCATCCAGGGGGCGAACGACGCGCTCTGGGATGTGAAGATCCGCGACCTGCGCGGCTTCACGGACGCCAACGAGATCTGGTTCTCCCCGCGCTTCCGGAAGCTCCTCGGCTACGAGGGGAGCGAGAGCGTGACGCCGACCATGTGGCTCAGCCGCATCCACCCCGACGACCGGGACGACGTGGAGAGCGCGGTACGCCGACACCTCCTCGAACGCGAGCCCTACGACGTCGAATTCCGCATGCAGACGGGCGCGTGGGGCGAATACCGCTGGTACAACTCGCGCGGCCAGGGGATCTGGGCCGACGGCGGCGAGCCGGTCCGCTTCGCCGGCGCGACGCGCGACGTGACCGAGCGCAAGAAGTTGGAGCGGCAGCTCCACAAGGCCAACGACGAGCTCGAGCTGCGCGTCCAGCAGCTCCTCGCCACCAACGAGGCCTTGCACCGCGAGATGGCCGAGCGGCGGCGCGTGGTGGTCTCGCTCGGCCAGGCCGAGGAGGCACGACGGCTCTCCGAGGCCAGCTTCCGCTCGCTCATCGAGGCCTCGCCGGACGCGATCATCGTGCACCGCCACGGTCAGATCGTGTACGTCAACCCTGCGGTGCTCGAGGTTCTCGGGTACGAGCGGGGTGAGGACCTGATCGGCACCGCCCCCCTCGCGCTCATGCACCCCGAGGACCGACCGCGGGCCGGCAAATGCATCGACCGGCTGCAGGCCGGAGCGCTCTCCATGTCCCCGCGGACCGAGCAGCGGATGATCCACCGCGACGGCCACCTCATGCTCGTCGAGACGATGGGCCTCCCCGTCTCCTTCGAGGGGTCTCCGGCCGTGATGGGCGTGGTGCGAGACATCACCGAACGTCGCCGGGCCGAGGAGGCCATGCGCGCCATCGAGAAGCTCGCGGCGACGGGTCGTATGGCCGCCCGCATAGCGCACGAGATCAACAACCCGCTCGCCGGCATCAAGAACTCGTTCCTGCTGATCAAGGACGCGATCCCGACCTCGCACCCCTACCACAGCTACGTCGGCCGCATCGAACGCGAGGTCGAGCGCATCGCCAGAATCGTACGCCAGATGTTCGACCTCTACCTGCCCATCCGCGAGCTCGGTCCCTGCGACGTGCGCAGCGTGATCGAGGACGTGGCGGCGCTTCTCGAGGTGAATTGCCGCGAGACGGGCATCCGGCTGCGCGTCGACGCGGCCCGCGCCGGCAACACGGTGCGACTGGCCGAGGGCTCCTTCCGGCAGGTGCTCTACAACATGGTCCAGAACGCCATCGACGCCTCACCGGCCAGCGGCGAGGTGCGCATCTGGGCCGAGATGCAGGGGCAGAACCTGTGCGTGTCGGTGCAGGACCAGGGGTGCGGCATTCCTCACGACCTCCGGTCGCGCATCTTCGAGCCCTTCTTCACCACCAAGAGCGGTACCGCGGGGACGGGGCGGCTGGGACTCGGTCTCGCGATCTGCCAGAGCCTCGTGCAAGCCATGCGCGGCTCCCTCGACTTCGAGAGCGAGCCGGGTCGCGGCACGACGTTTCGCCTGTGCCTCCCCGTGGACCAGGCCGCGGCGGAGCCCCTGCCGGAGGAAGCCAGTGCCTGA
- a CDS encoding DUF3109 family protein, whose protein sequence is MSKTRAQKKPSTLEQWNNELQWCATRKYVELLRSREELLSIDHVDVDVPQLVKRRFLCDSHRCIHWAEKRPLIDRSCCSRYDVPVTERDRKVILDRLPAVRKNLPKDHRLQNPDEDPFRTNDDYGFELVHDAPLTKACQFTIYRDGMRLCALHMTAMQHEEDPREWKPVACSLWPLALDDYEADGGKRTLLTVYGPASAGIFEETDDEPFACIVDDHPSYPRLYDSERGTLEFIFGKGWWGKLDREARKLLGREARGG, encoded by the coding sequence ATGTCCAAGACCCGCGCGCAAAAGAAACCAAGCACCCTCGAGCAGTGGAACAACGAGCTCCAGTGGTGCGCCACTCGTAAGTACGTCGAGCTGCTCCGTTCCCGCGAGGAGCTCCTCTCCATCGATCACGTGGACGTGGACGTCCCGCAGCTCGTCAAGCGGCGCTTCCTCTGCGACAGCCACCGCTGCATCCACTGGGCGGAGAAGCGGCCGCTCATCGACCGTTCCTGCTGCTCTCGCTACGACGTCCCCGTGACGGAGCGTGACCGGAAGGTCATCCTGGACCGCCTCCCCGCCGTGCGGAAGAACCTGCCGAAGGACCACCGACTGCAGAATCCCGACGAGGATCCCTTCCGCACGAACGACGACTACGGGTTCGAGCTCGTACACGACGCCCCGCTCACCAAGGCCTGCCAGTTCACCATCTACCGGGACGGCATGCGCCTGTGCGCCCTGCACATGACCGCGATGCAGCACGAGGAGGACCCGCGCGAGTGGAAGCCCGTCGCCTGCTCGCTCTGGCCGCTCGCGCTCGACGACTACGAGGCGGACGGCGGCAAGAGGACGCTCCTCACCGTCTACGGTCCGGCCTCGGCCGGGATCTTCGAGGAGACCGACGACGAGCCCTTCGCCTGTATCGTAGACGACCACCCGAGCTATCCGCGGCTCTACGACTCGGAGCGCGGCACGCTGGAGTTCATCTTCGGCAAGGGCTGGTGGGGCAAGCTCGACCGGGAGGCGCGCAAGCTCCTGGGCCGCGAAGCCCGTGGCGGTTAA
- a CDS encoding response regulator, with product MPDRALGRILIADDEETFLLATADLLRREGYECVCAPDAFEASKVLKAEPFDLLIADIKMPGNPDLELIRQLPELYEGLQVILVTGYPSVRSAIEAIQLPVAAYLLKPVDFEELLAQAKLAVERYQSFRAVKSTRERLQSWKSELDLVEQTLGASSTPAQKPVDAFVQLTMRNIVASLTDLQHMTQALATQQAAREACQLMNCPRGLALAQALKEAVDTLERTKRAFKSKELGDLRKTLEEVLKAYA from the coding sequence GTGCCTGACCGAGCGCTCGGCCGCATTCTGATCGCCGACGACGAGGAGACCTTTCTCCTCGCCACCGCGGACCTGCTGCGCCGCGAGGGCTACGAATGCGTTTGCGCCCCCGACGCCTTCGAGGCCTCGAAGGTCCTCAAGGCCGAGCCCTTCGACCTGCTCATCGCGGACATCAAAATGCCCGGAAACCCCGACCTGGAGCTGATCCGGCAGCTCCCCGAGCTTTACGAGGGGCTGCAGGTCATCCTCGTCACCGGCTATCCGTCGGTGCGGTCGGCGATCGAGGCGATCCAGCTCCCGGTCGCGGCCTACCTGCTGAAACCGGTCGACTTCGAAGAGCTGCTCGCCCAGGCCAAGCTGGCCGTGGAACGCTATCAGAGCTTCCGCGCGGTGAAGTCCACGCGTGAGCGTCTGCAGAGCTGGAAGAGCGAGCTCGACCTCGTCGAACAGACGCTCGGAGCGTCGAGCACGCCGGCGCAGAAACCCGTGGACGCGTTTGTCCAGCTCACGATGCGCAACATCGTGGCCTCCCTGACAGATCTGCAGCACATGACGCAGGCCCTCGCGACGCAGCAGGCGGCGCGCGAAGCCTGTCAGCTCATGAACTGTCCGCGGGGGCTCGCCCTCGCACAGGCCCTCAAGGAGGCCGTGGACACGCTCGAGCGCACGAAGCGCGCGTTCAAGTCGAAGGAGCTGGGCGACCTGCGCAAGACCCTGGAGGAGGTCCTCAAGGCCTACGCCTGA
- a CDS encoding archease, whose amino-acid sequence MYEVFEHTADLGLHVEAPTLEGLFAEAGRALFSVIVEELDAVEPRTTREVRLEGPSEDYLLFDWLTELLYLFEREHLLFARFEVRRDGDRLIGRASGEGVDPERHHLTHEVKAITYHGLFVEGGPAGFAAEVILDI is encoded by the coding sequence ATGTACGAGGTATTCGAGCACACGGCAGATCTCGGGCTTCACGTCGAGGCGCCGACGCTCGAGGGCCTCTTCGCCGAGGCGGGGAGGGCGCTCTTCTCGGTGATCGTCGAGGAGCTCGACGCGGTGGAGCCGCGCACCACGCGCGAGGTGCGGCTCGAGGGGCCGAGCGAGGACTACCTGCTCTTCGACTGGCTGACCGAGCTCCTGTACCTGTTCGAACGGGAGCACCTGCTCTTCGCGCGTTTCGAGGTGCGGCGCGACGGGGACCGCCTGATCGGGCGAGCCTCGGGGGAGGGGGTGGACCCGGAGCGACACCACCTCACGCACGAGGTGAAGGCCATCACGTATCACGGCCTGTTCGTGGAGGGCGGCCCCGCGGGCTTTGCGGCCGAGGTGATTCTCGACATCTGA